The Micromonospora sp. WMMD961 genome has a segment encoding these proteins:
- a CDS encoding STAS domain-containing protein — MSDQLLTIEAIRLDAGHVRLRLTGDLDYDTAPELTAAAAALHGDDEVLVDLTGVGICDSSGLSALLVMQRSAGAIRLTGVSPQLQRMLDRTGLAELLAIQHDDDLRATG, encoded by the coding sequence ATGTCCGATCAGCTGTTGACCATCGAGGCGATCCGGCTCGACGCCGGGCACGTCCGACTCCGGCTGACCGGCGACCTCGACTACGACACCGCGCCCGAGTTGACCGCCGCGGCAGCCGCCCTGCACGGCGACGACGAGGTGCTGGTCGATCTGACCGGGGTCGGCATCTGCGACTCGTCCGGGCTCAGCGCGCTGCTGGTGATGCAGCGCAGCGCCGGGGCGATCCGGCTGACCGGTGTCAGCCCGCAGTTGCAACGGATGCTCGACCGCACGGGCCTGGCCGAGTTGCTGGCCATCCAGCACGACGACGACCTCCGCGCCACCGGCTGA
- a CDS encoding response regulator transcription factor yields the protein MVMNGQAAPSRIELRRPDGEPVRVLVVDDEPTLTDLLSMALRYEGWQVRSAGNGMAALSAARQFQPDAVVLDVMLPDLDGFQVLRRLREHAPTVPVLFLTARDAVEERIAGLTVGGDDYVTKPFSLEEVIARLRALLRRSGFAVAAREDAVLTVGDLSLDEDSHEVRRAGQLVTLTATEFELLRYLMRNPRRVLSKAQILDRVWNYDFGGQANVVELYISYLRKKIDAGRAPMIHTLRGAGYVLKPAE from the coding sequence ATGGTCATGAACGGGCAGGCCGCACCGAGCCGGATCGAGCTGCGCCGCCCCGACGGTGAACCCGTCCGGGTGCTGGTGGTCGACGACGAGCCCACGCTCACCGACCTGCTGTCGATGGCCCTGCGCTACGAGGGCTGGCAGGTCCGCAGCGCCGGCAACGGCATGGCGGCGTTGAGTGCCGCCCGGCAGTTCCAGCCGGACGCGGTGGTGCTCGACGTGATGCTGCCCGACCTGGACGGCTTCCAGGTGCTGCGCCGGCTGCGCGAGCACGCCCCCACCGTGCCGGTGCTCTTCCTGACCGCCCGCGACGCGGTCGAGGAACGCATCGCCGGGTTGACCGTCGGCGGCGACGACTACGTCACCAAGCCGTTCAGCCTGGAGGAGGTGATCGCCCGACTGCGTGCGCTGCTGCGCCGCTCCGGCTTCGCGGTCGCCGCCCGGGAGGACGCCGTGCTGACCGTCGGCGACCTGAGTCTCGACGAGGACAGTCACGAGGTGCGCCGGGCCGGCCAACTGGTCACCCTCACCGCCACCGAGTTCGAGCTGCTGCGTTACCTGATGCGCAATCCGCGCCGGGTGCTCAGCAAGGCGCAGATCCTCGACCGGGTGTGGAACTACGACTTCGGCGGCCAGGCCAACGTGGTGGAGCTGTACATCTCGTACCTGCGCAAGAAGATCGACGCCGGCCGGGCACCGATGATCCATACGCTGCGCGGCGCGGGTTATGTCCTCAAACCCGCCGAGTGA
- a CDS encoding response regulator — MGADSPQPVRILVVDDDPGDVLMIEEALADSDVDKVIDVVSDGEEAMEFLRAEGRHQQARRPDVILLDLNMPRMDGRQVLGAVKQDEDLRTIPIVVLTTSNADTDIVGSYTLQANAYVTKPIDLDDFNDVVRRIDEFFGRVVVLPKRV; from the coding sequence ATGGGCGCAGACAGCCCGCAGCCGGTACGCATCCTGGTCGTCGACGACGACCCGGGTGACGTGCTCATGATCGAGGAGGCGTTGGCGGATTCCGACGTCGACAAGGTCATCGACGTGGTCAGCGACGGCGAGGAGGCGATGGAGTTCCTCCGCGCCGAGGGCCGGCACCAGCAGGCCCGCCGACCGGACGTCATCCTGCTCGACCTGAACATGCCGCGGATGGACGGTCGGCAGGTGCTCGGCGCGGTGAAGCAGGACGAGGATCTGCGGACCATTCCGATCGTCGTGCTGACCACCTCCAACGCCGACACCGACATCGTCGGCAGCTACACGCTGCAGGCCAACGCGTACGTCACCAAGCCGATCGACCTGGACGACTTCAACGACGTGGTGCGCCGCATCGACGAGTTCTTCGGCCGGGTGGTCGTGCTGCCCAAGCGCGTCTGA
- a CDS encoding HAMP domain-containing sensor histidine kinase, which yields MAGRSLRTRLVFSLLALLAVVSVAIGGLTTVALRHFLIDRLDAQLAPATRGDRPGRPAFSGNGPGVPLGLPAGAVVAEITNGRLTSARTLTNSPSSADPFPKERSVPVGEVAALVGLPVDAEPRTVDLGDRGDYRAVARQSWDGRVRVVAVPLSGVQETIWALVAAQAAVAAVGLLIAGAAGALIVRATLRPLNRVAATATRVTELPLDRGEVALAVRVPAADTDVRTEVGQVGAALNRMLGHVADALSARQASETRVRQFVADASHELRTPLAAIRGYAEVARRGRDEVPPDVAHALRRVESESTRMTRLVDDLLLLARLDAGRPLAADPVDLTALVVDAVSDAHVAGPDHRWQLELPEVAIRVPGDAARLHQVVANLLANARVHTPPGSTVTTALAVEADSAVLTVTDDGPGVPAELQPEMFERFARGDSSRSRAHGSTGLGLAIVAAVVEAHHGTVGVDSRPGRTLFTVRLPNPTADA from the coding sequence CTGGCCGGCCGCTCCCTGCGTACCCGGCTGGTCTTCTCCCTGCTCGCGCTGCTGGCGGTGGTCAGCGTCGCGATCGGTGGCCTCACCACCGTGGCGCTGCGACACTTCCTGATCGACCGGCTCGACGCCCAGCTGGCCCCCGCGACCCGCGGCGACCGACCGGGACGGCCGGCCTTCTCCGGCAACGGACCGGGCGTTCCACTCGGGTTGCCGGCCGGCGCGGTGGTCGCCGAGATTACCAACGGTCGCCTGACCAGCGCCCGGACCCTCACCAACAGCCCCTCCAGCGCCGATCCGTTCCCCAAGGAGCGGTCGGTCCCGGTCGGGGAGGTCGCCGCGCTGGTGGGCCTGCCGGTCGACGCCGAGCCGCGCACCGTCGACCTCGGCGATCGCGGTGACTACCGGGCCGTGGCCCGGCAGTCCTGGGACGGCCGGGTACGCGTCGTCGCGGTCCCGCTGTCCGGCGTCCAGGAGACCATCTGGGCACTGGTCGCCGCGCAGGCCGCGGTGGCCGCCGTCGGGTTGCTCATCGCCGGCGCTGCCGGCGCGCTGATCGTGCGGGCCACGCTGCGCCCGCTCAACCGGGTGGCCGCCACCGCCACCCGGGTCACCGAGCTGCCCCTGGACCGCGGCGAGGTGGCGCTCGCCGTCCGGGTTCCGGCCGCCGACACCGACGTGCGCACCGAGGTCGGTCAGGTCGGCGCGGCGCTGAACCGGATGCTGGGCCACGTCGCCGACGCGCTCTCCGCCCGGCAGGCCAGCGAGACGCGGGTACGCCAGTTCGTCGCCGACGCCAGCCACGAGTTGCGGACTCCGCTCGCGGCGATCCGTGGCTACGCCGAGGTGGCCCGGCGCGGTCGCGACGAGGTTCCCCCCGACGTGGCGCACGCGCTGCGCCGGGTGGAGTCGGAGAGCACCCGGATGACCCGGCTCGTCGACGATCTGCTGCTGCTCGCCCGACTCGACGCCGGCCGGCCGCTCGCGGCGGACCCGGTCGACCTGACCGCCCTGGTGGTGGACGCGGTCAGCGACGCGCACGTCGCCGGGCCAGACCACCGCTGGCAGCTCGAACTGCCCGAGGTGGCGATCCGGGTGCCCGGCGACGCCGCCCGGTTGCACCAGGTGGTCGCCAACCTGCTGGCCAACGCGAGGGTGCACACCCCGCCCGGCAGCACCGTCACCACCGCGTTGGCCGTCGAGGCGGACAGCGCCGTCCTCACCGTCACCGACGACGGTCCCGGGGTGCCGGCGGAGCTGCAACCGGAGATGTTCGAACGGTTCGCGCGCGGCGACAGTTCCCGCTCCCGGGCGCACGGCAGCACCGGCCTCGGCCTCGCGATCGTGGCGGCGGTGGTGGAGGCCCACCACGGCACGGTCGGTGTCGACAGCCGTCCAGGTCGCACACTGTTCACCGTCCGGTTGCCCAATCCCACAGCTGACGCATAG
- a CDS encoding ATPase — protein sequence MRFSVVDTGYDQRQVDFCLDELGIRLSRLAARAQGAAGSGREWDEIREEAAWLSGLLRRLDLGDTGAGRYADDATRREAADLLARARVELDQAREEARQVREQAYAEAVQARRDFEAALYVRRRREARVDEILGQLAVDQVPADTPTAAAGVSGRRVGVGGSAEPPPGRR from the coding sequence ATGAGGTTCTCCGTCGTTGACACCGGTTACGACCAACGGCAGGTGGATTTCTGCCTGGACGAGCTGGGGATCCGGTTGTCCCGGCTCGCGGCGCGGGCCCAGGGCGCCGCCGGGTCGGGCCGGGAATGGGACGAGATCCGCGAGGAGGCGGCCTGGCTCAGCGGGCTGCTCCGACGGCTGGACCTGGGCGACACCGGTGCCGGCCGGTACGCCGACGACGCGACGCGGCGCGAGGCCGCCGACCTCCTGGCCCGGGCCCGTGTCGAGTTGGACCAGGCCCGCGAGGAGGCACGGCAGGTGCGGGAGCAGGCGTACGCGGAGGCCGTGCAGGCCCGGCGGGACTTCGAGGCGGCCCTGTACGTCCGCCGTCGGCGTGAGGCCCGGGTGGACGAGATCCTCGGTCAACTGGCGGTGGACCAGGTGCCCGCGGACACTCCGACCGCGGCTGCCGGCGTATCGGGACGTCGGGTGGGAGTCGGTGGGAGCGCGGAACCGCCGCCCGGCCGGCGCTGA
- a CDS encoding STAS domain-containing protein: MTFSVSHVERDGGGVWLRLAGELDLSTAPQLTAAIEELTAAGETRLLLDLTDLTFCDSTGMAVFVRGDNQAAADGGWLRLTGANGRVERVLRVTGLADVLRYEPESLDPASQTSP; encoded by the coding sequence GTGACGTTCAGCGTCAGCCACGTCGAGCGCGACGGCGGGGGCGTCTGGTTGCGGCTCGCGGGCGAGCTGGATCTGAGCACCGCCCCCCAGTTGACCGCCGCGATCGAGGAGTTGACCGCCGCCGGTGAGACCCGGCTGCTGCTCGACCTCACCGACCTCACGTTCTGCGACTCCACCGGCATGGCCGTGTTCGTCCGGGGGGACAACCAGGCGGCAGCCGACGGAGGGTGGCTTCGGCTCACCGGCGCCAACGGGCGGGTCGAGCGGGTGTTGCGGGTTACCGGGCTCGCCGACGTGTTGCGCTACGAACCGGAGTCGCTCGACCCCGCGTCGCAGACCTCCCCGTGA
- a CDS encoding cobalamin-dependent protein (Presence of a B(12) (cobalamin)-binding domain implies dependence on cobalamin itself, in one of its several forms, or in some unusual lineages, dependence on a cobalamin-like analog.) has product MTAATTAADPAGAFASYLDCLADADEYAAIDLAIGLLDVGVPAERVLLDLVAPAQAEVGERWARNEWSVAQEHAATHISEQVVAAVAAHANPRPTGGRVVVACMDGEWHALPPRLVAEVLRLRGWQVTFLGASVPAAHLVSYLHRYDAHAVALACALPMRLPYAHRMIEACRRSDVPVVVGGRGFGTDGRWARRLGVAWAPDAPGAADLIADERALRGVPSARLAHLADDEYASLVRRRGELIDGALADLLERVPAARAYSATQLDSTVSDLGHIVDFLAAAVYVDDPTLFTEFVEWLAEILVSRGVPAGAVALPFDHYGVALRDFPRAGRMLALGRAALPVAER; this is encoded by the coding sequence GTGACCGCCGCCACGACGGCCGCCGACCCTGCCGGGGCCTTCGCCAGCTACCTGGACTGCCTCGCCGACGCCGACGAGTACGCCGCGATCGACCTGGCGATCGGCCTGCTCGACGTGGGCGTACCGGCCGAGCGGGTGCTGCTGGACCTGGTCGCGCCGGCGCAGGCCGAGGTGGGCGAGCGGTGGGCGCGCAACGAGTGGAGCGTCGCCCAGGAGCACGCGGCCACCCACATCAGCGAGCAGGTGGTGGCGGCGGTTGCCGCGCACGCCAACCCGCGCCCGACCGGCGGACGGGTCGTCGTCGCCTGCATGGACGGCGAGTGGCACGCGTTGCCGCCCCGGCTGGTGGCCGAGGTGCTGCGGCTGCGCGGCTGGCAGGTGACCTTCCTGGGCGCCAGCGTGCCCGCGGCGCACCTCGTGTCGTACCTGCACCGCTACGACGCGCACGCGGTCGCGTTGGCGTGTGCGCTGCCGATGCGGCTGCCGTACGCCCACCGGATGATCGAGGCGTGCCGCCGTTCGGACGTACCCGTGGTGGTCGGCGGGCGTGGGTTCGGCACGGACGGCCGGTGGGCGCGTCGGCTCGGCGTGGCCTGGGCGCCGGACGCCCCCGGGGCGGCCGACCTCATCGCCGACGAACGGGCGCTGCGCGGGGTGCCGTCGGCGCGGTTGGCGCACCTGGCCGACGACGAGTACGCGAGCCTGGTGCGGCGTCGGGGTGAGCTGATCGACGGCGCGTTGGCCGACCTGCTAGAGCGGGTGCCGGCGGCGCGCGCCTACAGCGCCACCCAGCTCGACTCGACGGTGAGCGACCTGGGTCACATCGTGGACTTCCTGGCCGCGGCGGTCTACGTCGACGACCCCACGTTGTTCACCGAGTTCGTCGAGTGGCTGGCAGAGATCCTGGTGAGCCGCGGGGTGCCCGCCGGCGCCGTCGCGCTGCCTTTCGATCACTACGGCGTCGCGTTGCGTGACTTCCCCCGAGCGGGGCGCATGCTCGCCCTGGGGCGCGCCGCGCTCCCCGTCGCCGAGCGCTGA
- a CDS encoding OsmC family protein yields the protein MPDQSSWLREATATAEGGHVRTDDGGLSTALASPLAAHCTGLRPEQLLAAAFASCLHHAAVEAAGEITDEAHTVQVRAEAKLGRDDDGRYRADVHAQISSAGLSREQLADLVEYADRLWPFSSGDASRHRLTVTPAENGRH from the coding sequence ATGCCGGATCAGAGTTCCTGGCTGCGTGAGGCCACAGCGACCGCCGAGGGCGGTCACGTACGCACCGACGACGGCGGGCTCTCCACTGCGTTGGCCTCGCCGCTGGCGGCGCACTGCACCGGGCTGAGACCAGAGCAGTTGCTGGCCGCGGCCTTCGCCTCCTGCCTGCACCACGCGGCAGTGGAGGCGGCCGGTGAGATCACCGACGAGGCGCACACGGTCCAGGTGCGGGCGGAGGCGAAGCTGGGGCGCGACGACGACGGCAGGTACCGGGCCGACGTACACGCGCAGATCAGCTCGGCGGGCCTGAGCCGAGAACAACTGGCCGACCTGGTCGAGTACGCCGACCGGCTCTGGCCGTTCTCCAGCGGCGATGCCAGCCGGCACCGGCTGACCGTCACCCCGGCGGAGAACGGCCGACACTGA
- a CDS encoding serine/threonine-protein kinase, with amino-acid sequence MRTLDGRYQLEQRVGVGGMSEVWRAHDQVLDRPVAVKLISPGPYDQDGPVERIRAEARSAARLVHPNVASVHDFGTSSTVSGRPVPYIVMELAEGETLAAHLRAGPLDWRISVRVCAEVAAALAAAHAEDIVHRDIKPANVMLTPAGVKVLDFGIAVPTGTPDPLPAGIVVGTPAYLAPEQLDGEPATPAADMYALGVLLYYSLTARLPYHAVTASELLGVRRRQPPEPLPEIDGLPPEVADLCHSCLADEPEQRPTSLMAALLLAEAVDARVYVPMTIPTTRRPAPPSPWTEQAATEATEAVAVFDEQR; translated from the coding sequence ATGCGCACGCTGGACGGGCGGTACCAGCTCGAACAGCGCGTCGGGGTGGGTGGCATGTCCGAGGTGTGGCGGGCACACGACCAGGTGCTGGACCGGCCGGTCGCGGTGAAGCTCATCTCGCCCGGCCCGTACGACCAGGACGGCCCGGTGGAACGGATCCGCGCGGAGGCCCGGTCGGCGGCCCGCCTGGTGCACCCGAACGTGGCGAGCGTGCACGACTTCGGCACCTCCTCGACGGTGTCCGGCCGCCCGGTGCCGTACATCGTGATGGAGTTGGCCGAGGGTGAGACGCTCGCCGCGCACCTGCGGGCCGGGCCGTTGGACTGGCGGATCTCGGTGCGGGTCTGCGCGGAGGTCGCCGCGGCGCTGGCCGCCGCCCACGCGGAAGACATCGTCCACCGCGACATCAAGCCGGCCAACGTCATGCTCACCCCGGCGGGGGTGAAGGTCCTCGACTTCGGCATCGCCGTCCCCACCGGCACTCCCGACCCACTGCCCGCCGGGATCGTGGTCGGCACCCCGGCGTACCTGGCACCCGAGCAGCTGGACGGGGAGCCCGCCACCCCGGCCGCCGACATGTACGCCCTCGGGGTGCTGCTCTACTACAGCCTCACCGCCCGCCTGCCCTACCACGCGGTCACCGCGAGCGAACTGCTCGGCGTACGCCGACGGCAGCCGCCGGAGCCGCTGCCCGAGATCGACGGACTCCCCCCGGAGGTGGCCGACCTGTGCCACTCCTGCCTCGCCGACGAGCCCGAGCAGCGCCCGACCAGTCTGATGGCGGCACTGCTGCTGGCCGAGGCCGTGGACGCCCGGGTGTACGTGCCGATGACGATCCCGACCACTCGCCGGCCGGCCCCACCCTCACCGTGGACCGAACAGGCCGCCACGGAGGCCACCGAGGCGGTGGCGGTGTTCGACGAGCAGCGCTGA
- a CDS encoding PP2C family protein-serine/threonine phosphatase produces the protein MTASDVRDVDPGDGRLPTPSTTRSPAWSSAALPPLAPDRDLDAPDWFEVVEHFREGLIVCDADGVVRHVSPVAQRLLPEVTPGALLDAAAVPSMADGDFTHRGRRLTARQVPLSGARCCWYVEDVTDRVSRADALLAERARSAFLAVVGDKLGNPLHPDRAAAAVVRLAVPTLAEVAVLVLAPRAGRARWWRASRTDDDAPTVDSGVLAGGDLPTAIAEALTGVEPHAVDWLVEQAVDAGWLPALAGTDSAARVVPLPGRDAPVGVLLVARRATRWYDEADVDLTRAFAARAGAALTTALLYRDQAEVADTLQASLLPVEPAEAAGVQWGTAYRPAQAGLRIGGDFYGSHRLADGGSVFFLGDVSGKGVEAAVFTGQLRQCLQALHRLESQPGRLLRLLNDALLETTQAHGQGRFATIVLGVARPQRDGGLTLTMAGGGHLPPLVLRNSGEVESVPLRGMLIGVVPDPRVGEVTVRLAPGETCLLYSDGVTEARGGRRGDEQFGTERLVAAVTGCQRMPAPALAERVEQVTCDWLAQGDHDDIAVLALRASGPGGRGPRHLHSVPELADIAQPGEIDA, from the coding sequence GTGACTGCTTCCGACGTCAGGGACGTAGACCCGGGCGACGGACGGCTTCCCACGCCGAGTACGACACGGTCCCCGGCGTGGTCCTCCGCCGCGCTGCCGCCGCTCGCCCCGGACCGGGATCTCGACGCCCCCGACTGGTTCGAGGTCGTCGAGCATTTCCGGGAGGGCCTGATCGTCTGTGACGCCGACGGCGTCGTGCGGCACGTCAGCCCGGTCGCGCAACGTCTGCTGCCCGAGGTGACTCCCGGCGCGCTGCTCGACGCGGCCGCTGTGCCCTCGATGGCCGACGGCGACTTCACGCATCGAGGGCGCCGGCTCACCGCCCGCCAGGTGCCCCTCTCCGGAGCCCGCTGCTGCTGGTACGTCGAGGACGTCACCGACCGTGTCAGCCGCGCCGACGCGTTGCTCGCCGAGCGGGCGCGCTCGGCGTTCCTGGCCGTGGTCGGTGACAAGCTGGGCAATCCGCTGCACCCCGACCGGGCCGCCGCCGCGGTCGTCCGCCTCGCCGTGCCGACCCTGGCCGAGGTGGCCGTGCTGGTGCTCGCCCCACGTGCCGGTAGGGCCCGCTGGTGGCGGGCCTCGCGCACCGACGACGACGCCCCGACCGTGGACAGCGGGGTGCTGGCCGGCGGTGACCTGCCGACCGCCATCGCCGAAGCACTGACCGGGGTCGAACCGCACGCGGTGGACTGGTTGGTCGAGCAGGCGGTGGACGCCGGTTGGCTGCCCGCGCTCGCCGGGACCGACAGCGCCGCCCGGGTCGTCCCGCTGCCCGGCCGGGACGCGCCGGTCGGTGTGCTGCTGGTGGCCCGCCGCGCCACCCGCTGGTACGACGAGGCCGACGTCGACCTGACCCGCGCGTTCGCGGCCCGTGCCGGCGCGGCGTTGACCACCGCACTGCTCTATCGCGACCAGGCGGAGGTCGCGGACACGCTCCAGGCCAGCCTGCTGCCGGTCGAGCCGGCCGAGGCCGCGGGCGTGCAGTGGGGCACCGCGTACCGGCCCGCGCAGGCGGGGCTGCGCATCGGCGGTGACTTCTACGGCTCGCACCGGCTCGCCGACGGAGGCTCGGTGTTCTTCCTCGGCGACGTGTCGGGCAAGGGCGTCGAGGCCGCCGTCTTCACCGGCCAGTTGCGTCAGTGCCTGCAGGCGTTGCACCGGCTGGAGTCGCAACCCGGGCGGCTACTGCGGCTGCTCAACGACGCGCTGCTGGAGACCACCCAGGCGCACGGCCAGGGCCGCTTCGCCACGATCGTGCTCGGCGTGGCCCGCCCGCAGCGCGACGGTGGCCTGACCCTCACCATGGCCGGCGGTGGGCACCTTCCGCCGCTGGTGCTGCGCAACTCCGGCGAGGTGGAGTCGGTGCCGCTGCGCGGCATGCTGATCGGGGTGGTCCCCGACCCCCGGGTGGGCGAGGTGACAGTGCGGCTGGCACCGGGGGAGACCTGTCTGCTCTACAGCGACGGCGTGACCGAGGCCCGTGGTGGCCGCCGTGGCGACGAGCAGTTCGGCACGGAACGCCTGGTCGCCGCCGTGACCGGCTGTCAACGGATGCCCGCGCCGGCCCTGGCCGAGCGGGTGGAGCAGGTCACCTGTGACTGGTTGGCGCAGGGCGACCACGACGACATCGCGGTGCTGGCGCTGCGGGCGAGCGGCCCGGGCGGACGCGGGCCGCGGCACCTGCACTCGGTGCCCGAGCTCGCTGACATCGCCCAGCCGGGGGAGATCGACGCGTGA
- a CDS encoding fused MFS/spermidine synthase — protein MNRAADRLELVVDPVRRTGRTLLSAGVEQSYVDVEDPRHLHFEYVRRITSAVQAAAPAGAPLSVLHLGGGALTLPRWLAATRPGSPQRVVERDAAVVELVARELPPLPPEVRVEVADARDALTDTPDGQYDLVIADIYRAAQMPRHVRTVEFAAEVARVLGPGGTYLVNVTDLPPLVGTRAQVATLRAVFADVCVIGDRRMLRGRRYGNLVLAATSRPDGLPVARLAVAALRDPVPGGLLHATALDLFVACARPVTDADDGR, from the coding sequence ATGAACCGCGCCGCCGACCGTCTGGAGCTGGTCGTCGACCCGGTCCGCCGGACCGGGCGAACGCTGCTGTCCGCCGGTGTCGAGCAGTCGTACGTGGACGTCGAGGATCCCCGGCACCTGCACTTCGAGTACGTCCGGCGGATCACCTCGGCGGTGCAGGCGGCGGCCCCGGCCGGCGCGCCGCTGAGCGTCCTGCACCTGGGCGGCGGCGCGTTGACGCTGCCCCGCTGGTTGGCCGCCACCCGACCCGGCTCGCCGCAACGGGTCGTCGAGCGGGACGCGGCGGTGGTCGAGCTGGTGGCCCGGGAGTTGCCGCCGCTGCCGCCGGAGGTGCGGGTGGAGGTCGCCGACGCCCGGGACGCCCTGACCGACACCCCGGACGGCCAGTACGACCTGGTGATCGCCGACATCTACCGGGCCGCCCAGATGCCCCGGCACGTGCGCACCGTCGAGTTCGCCGCCGAGGTGGCCCGTGTCCTCGGCCCAGGCGGGACGTACCTGGTCAACGTCACCGACCTGCCGCCGCTGGTCGGCACGCGGGCACAGGTGGCGACGTTGCGGGCGGTCTTCGCCGACGTGTGCGTCATCGGCGACCGGCGGATGCTGCGCGGCCGGCGGTACGGCAACCTGGTGCTGGCCGCCACCTCCCGCCCCGACGGGCTGCCGGTGGCCCGACTGGCGGTGGCCGCCCTGCGCGACCCGGTGCCCGGTGGCCTGCTGCACGCCACCGCGCTCGACTTGTTCGTCGCCTGTGCCCGCCCGGTCACCGACGCGGACGACGGGCGCTGA
- a CDS encoding DUF2267 domain-containing protein: protein MRKQMEGDNQRRRALARQAREQSRQPSEVGASLSASKQPRSLDAGKRAGPPPAGRHKPDTTRGGPAPPQLGSADNPRPQPSPPSGASGVRSMGYHDLVDEVRRRAGVDFRTAKVGTEATVLVLAFALETAERQRLLAAVPASLHDVLPVDGIERHQDLPGFLAEVGRISGNTPEQARYQAEATMAALAAQDGDLVESLHVPDGLRDLLDPPEAGGGLVGASTTTPTLDADEIDAALDDLPYWSGDSEGFYRVVALPPDNLDRVLARLDQLRRDTGRGPSIGRPGDTAAVLTVRTNQADGVTALDVDLAHQIDDAIDEVGAGMAGG, encoded by the coding sequence ATGCGCAAGCAGATGGAAGGCGACAACCAGAGGCGTCGCGCGCTGGCCCGGCAGGCCCGCGAACAGAGTCGCCAGCCCAGCGAGGTCGGCGCCAGCCTGAGCGCCTCCAAGCAACCCAGGAGCCTCGACGCCGGCAAGCGAGCCGGCCCACCGCCGGCCGGACGGCACAAACCAGACACCACGCGTGGCGGCCCGGCGCCGCCGCAGCTCGGCAGCGCCGACAATCCCCGGCCGCAGCCGTCTCCGCCGAGCGGCGCGTCCGGTGTGCGCAGCATGGGCTACCACGACCTGGTCGACGAGGTCCGTCGTCGTGCCGGGGTCGACTTCAGGACCGCCAAGGTGGGCACCGAGGCGACCGTGCTGGTCCTCGCCTTCGCACTGGAGACCGCCGAGCGGCAGCGGCTGCTCGCGGCGGTGCCGGCGTCGCTGCACGACGTGCTGCCCGTCGACGGCATCGAGCGGCACCAGGACCTACCCGGCTTCCTGGCGGAGGTGGGCCGGATCAGCGGTAACACCCCGGAGCAGGCCCGATACCAGGCCGAGGCGACAATGGCCGCGCTCGCCGCTCAGGACGGCGACCTGGTCGAGTCGTTGCACGTACCCGACGGGCTGCGCGACCTGCTCGACCCGCCAGAGGCCGGCGGCGGCCTGGTCGGCGCCTCCACCACCACGCCCACCCTGGACGCCGACGAGATCGACGCGGCGCTGGACGACCTGCCCTACTGGTCCGGCGACAGCGAGGGCTTCTACCGGGTGGTCGCGCTGCCGCCGGACAACCTGGACCGGGTGCTCGCCCGCCTCGACCAGCTGCGCCGGGACACCGGCCGCGGCCCGAGCATCGGACGTCCCGGCGACACCGCCGCGGTCCTGACCGTACGCACCAACCAGGCCGACGGGGTGACCGCGCTCGACGTGGACCTCGCCCACCAGATCGACGATGCGATCGACGAGGTGGGGGCCGGGATGGCCGGCGGCTGA